One Pristiophorus japonicus isolate sPriJap1 chromosome 19, sPriJap1.hap1, whole genome shotgun sequence genomic window carries:
- the LOC139229658 gene encoding protein Hook homolog 1-like, giving the protein MCNPLEELQEKAIRLQQENKMLPVQQEEMHKDRLTEFQSVPTGTRTNWRMKTGQQGELEICQKHMNILGSSVLKNGQFNRRTSSTLNFLNYAIFGVKRNGTWSKN; this is encoded by the exons ATGTGTAATCCATTGGAAG AGctccaggagaaggccattcggttgCAGCAGGAGAACAAGATGCTGCCTGTACAGCAAGAGGAGATGCACAAGGACCGATTAACCGAGTTCCAGAGCGTGCCAACAGGAACACGCACAAACTGGAGAATGAAAACTGGTCAGCAGGGAGAGTTGGAAATATGCCAAAAGCACATGAATATTTTGGGAAGCTCAGTGTTGAA GAACGGTCAATTCAATCGCAGAACCTCATCGACGCTGAATTTTCTAAATTACGCAATATTTGGGGTGAAAAGGAACGGAACTTGGTCAAAAAACTGA